The segment TTGGATATGTACTCATCTCAACAGCCATTACGTCTTTAGTATTTACCTGCTTTGCCTTCAGTTTTCATTCTGAAAATACCCAGGTGGAGGAAGTTTCCAAATATACCTTCACTCTCACTCAATGGGTTATATTTTTGGGAATCATGGCAATATTTTTCGCTCTACTACTGGGATTGGTTTGGGTTTTTTACAGGCTACTCTATGGTATCCTCCTAAAAAGACTAAACAGAAATTATAAAGAACTTAAAAAGCTTGACTCCTAAACAATATAATTTAGAAGATAATCTACAAATAATTAGACTATAGAAAGGCTTATTGCTAACTTTGGAATATCCGGATAATCTTTACTCAATAAGCAAATTTTATGGATTTTACCAACCCATTAGTATATGGGGTGCCTGTTTTTCTGGGCCTCATCCTTTTAGAACTTACCTATAGCAGGTCGCACGATAATAAAGACCTTTATAAATGGAAAGACCTTACCTCCAGTTTAATGCTGGGGATAGGCTCTGCAGTACTGGGAGCCCTGGTAAAAACAGTGGCCATTATTCTCATCTTTAATTTTGTGTATGAAATCTTTAATCCTGTAGTTGATGGAGTAAGGGAGAATATTTTTGGATGGAATTCTTTTGGCTACGCCTGGTATGTGTGGATCTTATGCATGCTGGCAGATGATTTCACCTACTACTGGTTTCACCGTCAAAACCATATGATAAGGTTCTTTTGGGCAGCACACATTGTACATCATTCTTCAGATAATTTTAATTTGGGAACCGCTATTCGCAATGGCTGGTTTACCATTTTGTATAAACCGTTCTTTTACGTTTGGATCGTAATGATTGGTTTTCCTCCTGAGATGCTTGCGGTGTGTTTAGGTATAGAAGCTTTATGGCAATTTCAACTTCACACTAAATATGTACCCAAATTGGGGATAATAGAAAAATTTATAAACACCCATACAATGCACCAGGTACATCACGCCCGCAACCTGGAATATATGGACAAAAATCACGGAGGAATTTTAAACGTTTTTGACCGAATATTTGGCACCTGGAAGGAGCTTGATGATACTATTGAAATAGAATATGGAGTCTCTACCCCGCCTAATTCATATAATATCTGGGTGATCTTATCTCACGAGTATAAAAATATTTGGAGAGACACCAAAAAATCAAAAAATTGGTATCATAAGTTCATGTATGTATTTGGACCTCCAGGCTGGAGTCACGACGGCAGTACCAAAACCGTCAAAGAAATGCAGGCAGAAATGAATGCTGTATTACAGGAAGGAAACAATAGTGTAACCCAACCTGTTCCCGTGTCTCATAAAGAAGAAAAAACTCCTGCATAAATGCTGAAGCGGAAAACAAATTCCAGCATCAGCTTTTCGAAATAAATAAGAGGGGAGTTTTTAAAAGTGGGATCAGGTGAAAAATTAATACTCCCAACGCCTCGCTTTATTCAGTTCTTCCATTGCCTGCAATTCTTCCTTTGAAATTACTTTTAAAAACGAGGGATGCTGTTCAATAGAGTATTCCAGTTTTTCCACAATCTGCTCGATAGTTTCATTCTCGTAATCTATTTCCAGCGGCGGTTTAATCTGAAAAGACTGAAGTATTCCTCTTTTCTTGATCCTTATGCCCTTCTTATCAAAAGATCTTCTAAATCCATCTATTACTATTGGAATAACAATGGGTTTATGTTGCTTTATTATGTGAGCGGTACCTTTTCTAATAGGTTTAAATGGTTTTGTGGTGCCCTGGGGAAAAGTTATTACCCACCCGTCCTTTAAAGCAATACCAATATTCTCAGAATCATTTAGATTAACTTCCCTTTGGACATCTTCTCCTTTTGCCCGCCAGGTACGTTCCACTGTTATAGCACCTGCATAGGCCATGATCCTGGTTAATAATCCCGCCTGCATAGTTTCTTTTGCAGCTACATAATAAATATTAAGCTTTGGTTGCCATAGATATCCCACGTTCTTTATCGAATCTACCCTTCCACTTAAGCTGGCATTAAATACATGAAACATTGCCGTAACATCGGCAAAATATGTCTGGTGATTAGAGACGAAAAGGACATTAGTATGGGGAAGATTCTTTATAATTTCAGAACCTTCTATTTTAAGTTCATTAAACCCTCGGTACCTTCGGTGAGTGAGAACACCAAAAATCCTTATGAGCCACTTTTTAATGAAAAGTATATGACCAAATGGATTTCTTTTGAACAATCCCATACTATTGCGAGTTGCCGGATATTACCAATTTACCAATAAAAAGCGGGAGCAAATATAAAAAATCAATTATTACAGCAGCATTTTAAGCAATTCTTTTATTTCGCTCAACATCATAGCAGTTGCACCCCAAACCACATGGCCATTCAATGAAAACGCTAAGCACTTCTATCTCATCGGCATAAGAAGTGGTTAGAATTTGATTTATTAAATTCTTATCATCAAGGAACTCATCCAGATTAATTTCAAGAACAAGCTCCACCTCACTTTCCTGTGGAATTAATAGTGGAGTCTTTTCTACATAACCTATAAATGGATATACCCAAAAATTACTTGGCGGGATATACAAGGGGGTTAATTCTTTGACCACAACAACATCGGTTTGAGAAATACCTACTTCTTCTTCAGTTTCCCTAAGAGCTGTATGTCTCAAATCCCTGTCCAGATCTTCCACCCTTCCTCCCGGAAAACCCACCTGATTAGAATGTACTCCCCTGTAGGTTTTTCTAAGGATTAACACGAAATGTGTTTGATTTTGTGCATCAGGATAAAACACTGCCAACACTCCCGCTTTATTCGGATTAATATTAGTAAAATCCACTGTTTCCATCTCCTGTATGCGAAGGACCGGAGCCAATTTGTGCTGGGCTTCCTCCCCGGGAAGTTCTAATTTTGCTAAATTTGTTATCCTATACTTAAATTCATTAAAATCCATGGGAAGATACTTTTCAATCCTGCTTGTCGCGGTTGTTCTAATTTTTGCAAGTTGTGAAGATAAGGAAAAGTCGAATAATAGTAATGTAGATTCCCCATCAAACCCTACTCTCACAAGCAAAGACACTATCAAAGAAAAAGAGAAGAAAGGATCAGCCCCAGCAGGAAAAGAAGATCAGAAAACTCCTTACCGGGAGGGACCTATGCTGGTACAGGAAGAGTTAATTCCGTTCTTAACTAAATACGGAGAAGAAAATCCTCAGACCAGGGTCAGGATCAAAACCCGTTTTGGTGATATTGATGTAGTGCTCTACCGGGATACTCCGTTGCACAGGGCAAATTTTATTTTTCTGGCTAAACAGGGATATTTTGATGATACTTTCTTTCACAGGGTAGCTAAAGACTTTGTTATTCAGGGGGGAAATTCTGACAATATTTCTACCAGTAAAAAGAGAACCAACATAGGATCTTTTCTAATTCCCAGTGAATTTGAGGCGGGACACAAGCATACTCGTGGCGCATTTTCCGCAGCAAAATACGCTGAGCAAAATGTGAGTAAAGCTTCTTCACCTTATGAATTTTTTATCGTACAAAGTGATCGCGGTGCACATCATTTAGATAACGACCACACCGTTTTTGGCAGAGTGGTTAGTGGAATGGATGTAGTAGATGAAATTGCCCAACAGGAAGTTGGAGAGGGGGAATGGCCTTTATTGAATATTTATATTGATGTAGAGGTGCTTGAATAATTATTGTCGCGTATAGTAATTATAATCCTCCAGGATGATCTGGATGAAATCATAAGGTCGCTCCCTGGGCTCTACCTCAAGAAGTTCCGAAACCTTTTTAGATAGAATATCTATAATCTTTTGGTTTCCAAATTGCTTCGCATCTGTATACAATCTTTTTATCTCCTGCACGTCTTTATCCTTTAAAACTGTTACCTGTGGGTAGGAAGGCTCATAGTCATCAGGAAGATCTATTAAAAGGGTTTGCGAAAGCCCAACCTGCTGTTTTTCTGTAATAACGGTTGTGCCTGCTGCCAGATCTCCAAGCCGTTGACCCTTTCCATTTAAGAGAATAGTCACTACCGCTACTCCCCCACTGGTTAAACTTATATCTATAATTCTAAGAAGCCATCTAACAATGTACTGGTTGAATCGCGGCCTTGCCCCATCCATTCTTACCACTCTTAACTGCATTGCTGCTTTTCCCGGAGTTCTACCGTT is part of the Antarcticibacterium sp. 1MA-6-2 genome and harbors:
- a CDS encoding RDD family protein, with the protein product MDNFQIETAQNIGIHQNVAGIGERIVAFIIDSIILIFYSILSSLAIAGLGLDGGELWVYYLVIGLPLFLYYLLWETFNNGRTPGKAAMQLRVVRMDGARPRFNQYIVRWLLRIIDISLTSGGVAVVTILLNGKGQRLGDLAAGTTVITEKQQVGLSQTLLIDLPDDYEPSYPQVTVLKDKDVQEIKRLYTDAKQFGNQKIIDILSKKVSELLEVEPRERPYDFIQIILEDYNYYTRQ
- a CDS encoding CoA pyrophosphatase: MDFNEFKYRITNLAKLELPGEEAQHKLAPVLRIQEMETVDFTNINPNKAGVLAVFYPDAQNQTHFVLILRKTYRGVHSNQVGFPGGRVEDLDRDLRHTALRETEEEVGISQTDVVVVKELTPLYIPPSNFWVYPFIGYVEKTPLLIPQESEVELVLEINLDEFLDDKNLINQILTTSYADEIEVLSVFIEWPCGLGCNCYDVERNKRIA
- a CDS encoding 1-acyl-sn-glycerol-3-phosphate acyltransferase, which gives rise to MGLFKRNPFGHILFIKKWLIRIFGVLTHRRYRGFNELKIEGSEIIKNLPHTNVLFVSNHQTYFADVTAMFHVFNASLSGRVDSIKNVGYLWQPKLNIYYVAAKETMQAGLLTRIMAYAGAITVERTWRAKGEDVQREVNLNDSENIGIALKDGWVITFPQGTTKPFKPIRKGTAHIIKQHKPIVIPIVIDGFRRSFDKKGIRIKKRGILQSFQIKPPLEIDYENETIEQIVEKLEYSIEQHPSFLKVISKEELQAMEELNKARRWEY
- a CDS encoding sterol desaturase family protein, with translation MDFTNPLVYGVPVFLGLILLELTYSRSHDNKDLYKWKDLTSSLMLGIGSAVLGALVKTVAIILIFNFVYEIFNPVVDGVRENIFGWNSFGYAWYVWILCMLADDFTYYWFHRQNHMIRFFWAAHIVHHSSDNFNLGTAIRNGWFTILYKPFFYVWIVMIGFPPEMLAVCLGIEALWQFQLHTKYVPKLGIIEKFINTHTMHQVHHARNLEYMDKNHGGILNVFDRIFGTWKELDDTIEIEYGVSTPPNSYNIWVILSHEYKNIWRDTKKSKNWYHKFMYVFGPPGWSHDGSTKTVKEMQAEMNAVLQEGNNSVTQPVPVSHKEEKTPA
- a CDS encoding peptidylprolyl isomerase, which produces MGRYFSILLVAVVLIFASCEDKEKSNNSNVDSPSNPTLTSKDTIKEKEKKGSAPAGKEDQKTPYREGPMLVQEELIPFLTKYGEENPQTRVRIKTRFGDIDVVLYRDTPLHRANFIFLAKQGYFDDTFFHRVAKDFVIQGGNSDNISTSKKRTNIGSFLIPSEFEAGHKHTRGAFSAAKYAEQNVSKASSPYEFFIVQSDRGAHHLDNDHTVFGRVVSGMDVVDEIAQQEVGEGEWPLLNIYIDVEVLE